The DNA segment AAGTTCGGCAAGATTAACCTCTACTGCACCCAAAATTTCACTACTTGACTTCTTGCACTTTCCCCAACCGGGTAAAGCGGATTTCAATTCTGCGCCGTGTTTGATCTTCTCGACGTGCGCTCGCCGCAAATTCCCCACTGGGTAATATTAACTGAGCCGCAGAATAAGCACGGAACGACAAACCCTTGAGTCTTTGTTCATTTACCTGAATATTACGCAGCGCTTGTACAATTGCCAAAGCACGCATCAATCCTAAATCAGCATTAGAACCAGCTTGTAATTTACCTACAGGCAAAGCACCACTGGCAACATTTTCTAAATTCAGGTCTAGATTACTTGTTAAATTACTATTAGGCTGTCCGTCCGTATGTCCAATAATTTCTACAACATTAATATTATATTCTTGGGTTTTATTTTCTATTTCCGGTACAATTTGTTGAGAAATATAATTCA comes from the Nodularia sp. NIES-3585 genome and includes:
- a CDS encoding flagellar motor protein, producing the protein MARRFRNGDYDEELNVSTAFTDLMSNAFMILILFLLLAMVRSFINDHVGLTDTPPIIVIQDEGAYRFASGSATIPQAMLNYISQQIVPEIENKTQEYNINVVEIIGHTDGQPNSNLTSNLDLNLENVASGALPVGKLQAGSNADLGLMRALAIVQALRNIQVNEQRLKGLSFRAYSAAQLILPSGEFAASARREDQTRRRIEIRFTRLGKVQEVK